The Arachis hypogaea cultivar Tifrunner chromosome 19, arahy.Tifrunner.gnm2.J5K5, whole genome shotgun sequence genome has a window encoding:
- the LOC112777829 gene encoding uncharacterized protein, which translates to MASEEESPSATHQTPEALSQSASSPFFPPHPPRPPLPPPTKLQIPAALLIRDPASLPIRHPAALLSSRDHHRVEPASSSPNLDELAEPASHSPMEQSQSNSQPQDNAAQNSQTGSSRGKSDPAWQYFTVSEREAEEEGEAPNPVQPPAPATMGDKGKRRAIAATPIGSYFKERTTPGSQPALKSVLASEQVKHKVKLGLARWIIDARIPFNAIQSPYFQPALDGVAAIGPGFKGPSYDEMRVHLLADLKKECQLLVEGYRSSWKRTGCTLMADGWTDQRQRTLINFLVYCPAGMSFVKSVDASDMIKTADTLFKLFAEVIEWVGSSNIVHVASDNAANYVSAGKLIHEKYPNIFWSPCAAHCINLILKDIASLPHIADLASRASKVTVFVYNHMIFLSWLRKRKEWKEIVRPGVTRFATVFITLKSIYDHKQDLQALVINKYFTSHKLSKSVNGKMVSSIILDSKFWEDCFTTVMLVGPLIKLLRLVDADEKPSLGIVYVGMQRAKINIKTMFRNRKSAYTPYTSILKMRWDKHLKRDLHVAAYFLNPDYFYSEGFVEKQIS; encoded by the exons ATGGCAAGTGAGGAGGAGAGT CCTTCAGCCACCCACCAAACCCCCGAAGCTCTCAGCCAGTCAGCCTCCTCCCCTTTCTTCCCCCCTCATCCACCAAGGCCACCATTGCCACCGCCCACCAAGCTCCAGATTCCAGCAGCGCTCCTCATTCGCGACCCAGCATCGCTCCCCATTCGCCACCCAGCAGCGCTCCTCAGCAGTCGCGACCACCACCGCGTTGAGCCCGCCTCCTCGTCGCCGAACCTCGACGAGCTCGCCGAGCCCGCATCGCATTCGCCG ATGGAACAATCACAAAGTAACTCACAGCCACAAGATAATGCTGCTCAAAATTCTCAAACTGGTTCATCTAGAGGTAAATCTGATCCAGCTTGGCAGTATTTCACAGTGAG TGAAAGAGAAGCGGAAGAAGAGGGTGAAGCACCTAATCCTGTACAACCTCCGGCTCCTGCAACAATGGGAGACAAAGGAAAGAGAAGAGCGATTGCTGctactccaattggaagttatttTAAGGAAAGGACTACGCCAGGCTCTCAACCAGCTTTGAAAAGTGTCTTGGCCAGTGAACAAGTTAAACACAAGGTTAAGTTGGGGCTTGCAAGATGGATCATTGATGCACGGATTCCATTCAATGCAATTCAATCGCCTTACTTTCAACCTGCCTTGGACGGCGTTGCTGCAATTGGACCTGGTTTCAAGGGACCGTCGTATGACGAAATGAGAGTTCATTTGCTGGCCGATCTTAAGAAGGAGTGTCAGTTACTTGTTGAAGGTTATAGGAGCTCGTGGAAAAGGACTGGTTGTACACTGATGGCAGATGGCTGGACTGATCAAAGGCAGCGTACGTTAATTAATTTTCTAGTTTATTGTCCTGCTGGTATGTCATTTGTTAAGTCTGTTGATGCTTCTGATATGATAAAAACTGCCGATACCTTGTTTAAATTGTTTGCTGAGGTTATTGAGTGGGTTGGGTCTAGTAACATTGTGcatgtggctagtgataatgctGCGAATTATGTATCTGCTGGAAAACTCATTCATGAAAAGTATCCAAACATTTTTTGGTCTCCTTGTGCTGCTCATTGCATCAATCTTATCTTAAAAGACATAGCAAGTCTTCCTCACATAGCTGACCTTGCCTCTCGTGCTTCAAAAGTGACTGTCTTTGTTTACAATCATATGATTTTCTTGTCATGgcttagaaaaagaaaagagtggAAAGAAATTGTTCGACCAGGTGTAACACGTTTTGCTACTGTTTTCATTACTTTGAAAAGTATATATGATCATAAACAAGACTTGCAAGCATTGGTGATTAACAAATATTTCACTTCTCATAAATTATCCAAGAGTGTCAATGGGAAGATGgttagttcaattatcttggatagTAAGTTTTGGGAGGATTGTTTTACTACTGTTATGCTTGTTGGTCCTCTAATTAAGTTATTGAGGCTTGTTGATGCTGATGAAAAACCTTCTCTGGGTATTGTGTATGTGGGCATGCAAAGAGCCAAAATTAATATCAAGACAATGTTTAGAAATAGGAAATCTGCATACACACCTTATACAAGTATCTTGAAAATGCGGTGGGATAAGCATTTGAAGCGTGACCTCCATGTAGCAGCATACTTTTTGAATCCAGATTACTTCTATAGTGAGGGGTTTGTTGAGAAGCAAATATCTTGA
- the LOC112779379 gene encoding uncharacterized protein codes for MAEPHDSHSEKDVKSPNIFERAKEEIQAVFHHDKTPTHDKETHGRNDDIDEETDTSEVKAPGVLERVKEEIEAVVEALHPNKDSQDHDSSSK; via the exons ATGGCAGAACCACACGACTCTCATTCAG AAAAAGATGTCAAATCACCAAACATCTTTGAGCGAGCAAAGGAGGAGATACAGGCAGTTTTCCATCACGACAAGACGCCTACCCATGACAAAGAAACTCATGGGAGAAACGATGACATTGACGAGGAAACAGATACTAGCGAGGTCAAAGCCCCGGGCGTTCTTGAACGGGTGAAGGAGGAGATTGAAGCTGTAGTTGAGGCCTTGCATCCAAATAAAGACTCTCAGGATCATGATTCATCATCAaagtga
- the LOC112776792 gene encoding EPIDERMAL PATTERNING FACTOR-like protein 3, giving the protein MKGRFLGLLIALQVVNFVAAVIARNPFLPNDHHGISHPAHENPLESLKVDTTESEKGMLGIEERKKQVRNERGGVSKIGSSPPICENKCYGCVPCEAIQVPNTSSNKRSHLGIQYTNYEPESWKCKCGPSFYSP; this is encoded by the exons atgaaggggAGATTCTTGGGTTTGTTAATAGCTTTGCAAGTTGTGAACTTTGTTGCTGCTGTAATAGCAAGGAACCCTTTTCTTCCAAATGATCATCATGGCATTTCACATCCAG CACATGAAAATCCACTGGAGTCTTTAAAAGTAGATACTACAGAATCAGAAAAA GGTATGTTGGgaatagaagagagaaagaagcaaGTAAGAAATGAAAGAGGAGGAGTGAGCAAAATAGGATCAAGTCCACCAATATGTGAGAACAAATGCTATGGTTGTGTTCCATGTGAAGCAATCCAAGTTCCAAACACAAGCAGCAACAAGAGAAGCCATTTGGGGATTCAGTATACAAATTATGAGCCTGAGAGTTGGAAATGCAAGTGTGGCCCTTCCTTCTACAGCCCTTGA